Proteins from a single region of Roseofilum capinflatum BLCC-M114:
- a CDS encoding DUF433 domain-containing protein codes for MPEYQQLIISDPQIMMGKPTIRGTRITVELILESLAAGETEEQLLQAYPRLDRQSILAALAFAAEALKADVVYPVLDVAS; via the coding sequence ATGCCGGAGTACCAACAACTGATTATTTCCGATCCCCAAATTATGATGGGAAAACCAACGATTCGGGGAACTCGAATTACCGTTGAATTGATTCTAGAAAGTCTTGCGGCTGGTGAAACTGAGGAACAACTCTTACAAGCTTATCCTAGACTCGATCGCCAGTCTATCCTTGCCGCCCTTGCCTTTGCTGCTGAAGCGTTAAAGGCGGATGTGGTGTATCCAGTGTTAGATGTAGCTTCGTGA